A section of the Virgibacillus sp. NKC19-3 genome encodes:
- the rbfA gene encoding 30S ribosome-binding factor RbfA: MSDVRANRVAEQMKKELGEIFTQKLKDPRIGFVTVMDVEVTGDLQQATIFISVLGDEQQKHDTLLGLSKAKGFIRSEIGQRIRLRKTPELMFEFDEAFDHGNRIETILRELNK, encoded by the coding sequence ATGTCAGATGTACGTGCAAATCGCGTAGCAGAGCAAATGAAGAAAGAGTTAGGTGAAATTTTCACCCAAAAGTTAAAAGATCCGCGAATCGGATTTGTTACCGTTATGGATGTTGAAGTAACAGGTGACCTCCAGCAAGCAACAATATTTATATCTGTGCTTGGTGATGAACAGCAAAAACATGATACCCTTTTAGGTCTTTCAAAGGCGAAAGGATTTATCCGTTCGGAAATCGGGCAGCGAATCCGATTACGTAAAACACCTGAATTAATGTTTGAGTTTGATGAAGCTTTTGATCATGGTAATCGTATAGAAACGATTCTGCGTGAGCTAAATAAATAG
- a CDS encoding polysaccharide deacetylase family protein: MHHYKRAVNFCVFILIVALAFNPNDNPFFISEVNTFEVMKTNDTLYQEIQAKSSDYSLPPQNAYIDTVWKKTPGRNGLKVNIDASYEKMKKEGVFHESLLVYEQIPPEIRLNDLDVSPIYRGHPEKDMVAFLINVSWGTEHIPDILNILKEHNVKATFFLEGQWAQENAEFVEMIDEQGHTIGNHAYNHPNMSRLSQQENTRQINQTNEIIKAITGDAPKWFAPPSGDYTDQVVQVADDLHMETILWTVDTIDWKNPSVSVMINRVNEKLHPGATVLMHPTESIAEGLDPLIKDIKENGYRIGTLDKLLNEER, translated from the coding sequence ATGCATCATTACAAGAGAGCTGTTAACTTTTGTGTATTTATTCTAATCGTTGCTTTAGCTTTTAATCCGAATGATAATCCTTTTTTTATATCAGAAGTAAACACATTTGAGGTGATGAAAACGAACGACACCCTATACCAAGAAATACAAGCGAAAAGCTCCGACTACTCATTACCTCCTCAAAATGCATATATTGACACTGTTTGGAAAAAAACACCTGGAAGAAATGGTTTGAAAGTTAATATCGACGCATCATACGAAAAAATGAAAAAAGAAGGTGTATTTCATGAATCGTTACTTGTGTATGAACAAATACCTCCGGAAATAAGATTGAATGATTTAGACGTATCCCCTATATACCGGGGCCATCCGGAAAAAGATATGGTAGCATTTTTAATAAATGTGTCGTGGGGAACGGAACATATTCCGGATATATTGAACATCCTAAAAGAACATAATGTCAAAGCAACATTTTTTCTTGAAGGACAATGGGCTCAGGAAAATGCTGAATTCGTGGAAATGATTGATGAACAAGGCCACACTATTGGGAATCATGCATATAATCATCCAAATATGTCCAGGTTATCTCAGCAGGAAAATACTAGGCAAATCAATCAAACGAATGAAATAATTAAAGCAATCACTGGCGATGCTCCAAAATGGTTTGCTCCCCCCAGTGGAGATTATACAGATCAGGTTGTTCAAGTTGCAGATGATTTGCACATGGAAACGATTCTTTGGACTGTAGATACAATTGATTGGAAGAATCCTTCTGTTTCTGTTATGATAAATCGAGTAAATGAGAAACTTCACCCTGGTGCCACGGTGTTAATGCACCCGACTGAATCAATTGCAGAAGGGCTTGACCCATTAATTAAAGACATTAAGGAAAATGGTTACCGGATTGGCACATTAGATAAACTGTTAAATGAAGAAAGGTAA
- a CDS encoding bifunctional riboflavin kinase/FAD synthetase: MRTIQLTYPHTLGLDELPRMVSAIGFFDGVHKGHQKVIETAVEEAKQKGMESAVITFHPHPSVVLKKGTQHVKYITPLREKKKILQGLGVDRLFIIEFNKELSSLSPQAFIDHFIIGLNIKHLVAGFDYSYGHKGQGNMGNLHEHTRGMFTYTTVDKVMLNEEKISSTHIRNLLKAGNVQGVHTLLGRPLAFYGTVVKGDHRGREIGYPTANLRINTDALLPKIGVYAVRICHNNEFYDGMASIGTNPTFTADRKDLSVEVHIFDYDNNLYGETLQIEWHKYIRDEEKFDGAATLINQMATDEKNIRAFFSEKG, translated from the coding sequence ATGAGAACGATTCAACTAACATACCCTCACACACTGGGATTAGATGAATTACCTCGTATGGTTAGTGCGATTGGATTTTTTGATGGTGTACATAAGGGACATCAAAAAGTAATTGAAACAGCAGTCGAAGAGGCAAAACAAAAGGGTATGGAAAGTGCAGTGATTACGTTTCACCCACATCCCTCTGTTGTATTAAAAAAGGGTACACAACACGTGAAATATATTACACCATTAAGAGAAAAGAAAAAGATTTTGCAAGGACTTGGTGTCGATCGACTTTTTATAATTGAATTTAATAAAGAATTATCTTCTTTATCCCCCCAAGCGTTTATTGATCATTTTATCATCGGGTTAAATATAAAACATTTAGTTGCAGGCTTCGATTATTCCTATGGCCATAAAGGACAAGGGAACATGGGCAATCTTCATGAGCATACCAGGGGGATGTTTACGTACACCACAGTCGATAAAGTAATGTTGAATGAAGAGAAGATCAGCTCAACCCACATAAGAAATCTACTTAAAGCCGGAAATGTCCAAGGGGTACATACATTGTTAGGCAGACCCCTTGCATTTTACGGTACTGTTGTCAAAGGTGATCACCGCGGGCGAGAGATCGGCTATCCTACCGCTAATTTACGGATTAATACGGATGCTTTATTACCAAAAATCGGCGTATATGCAGTTAGAATCTGTCATAACAATGAGTTCTATGACGGAATGGCTAGTATTGGTACAAATCCAACCTTTACTGCAGATCGAAAGGATTTGTCTGTTGAAGTGCATATATTTGACTATGACAATAACCTTTATGGTGAAACATTACAGATAGAATGGCATAAGTACATTCGGGATGAAGAGAAATTTGATGGTGCCGCAACTCTAATTAATCAAATGGCTACGGATGAAAAGAATATACGAGCTTTTTTCTCAGAAAAAGGCTAA
- the ltrA gene encoding group II intron reverse transcriptase/maturase, protein MLEQILSRENLMTALHRVERNKGSHGVDGMPVQNLRAHIVEHWASIREQLETGTYYPQPVRHYKIRKEGGGMRKLGIPTVLDRFIQQAIAQVLTTIYDPTFSENSYGFRPKRRGHDAVRKARAYMKDGYRWVIDMDLEKFFDKVNHDRLMRTLSRRVKDPKVLQLIRRFLQAGIMEDGVVHPNTEGASQGGPLSPLLSNIVLDELDKELEKRGLHFVRYADDFHIYVRSKRAGHRIMESITNFIEKKMKLEVNKEKSAVDRPWKRKFLGFSFTFHKENPKIRIAKESIKRFKRRIRELTSRKKSMNMGDRIEKLNQYLAGWLGYYQLAETPTIFKELDGWIRRRLRMIRWKEWKKVKTKHKNLVKQGIKKGKAWEWANTRKSYWRTANSPILHRALGDQYWSEQGLKSLTNSYLTKRWT, encoded by the coding sequence ATGTTGGAACAAATCCTATCACGGGAAAACTTAATGACAGCTCTGCATCGTGTAGAGCGCAATAAAGGAAGTCACGGAGTTGATGGAATGCCCGTACAAAACTTACGAGCGCATATCGTTGAACACTGGGCTTCTATTCGGGAACAACTGGAAACAGGAACCTACTATCCTCAGCCTGTCCGCCATTACAAAATCCGTAAAGAAGGCGGCGGTATGAGGAAACTGGGTATTCCCACCGTGTTAGACCGATTTATCCAACAAGCCATCGCACAAGTGCTCACCACGATATATGACCCGACCTTCTCGGAAAATAGCTATGGCTTCCGCCCAAAGCGTCGAGGTCACGACGCTGTAAGGAAAGCTAGGGCATACATGAAGGACGGATATCGCTGGGTGATTGATATGGATTTAGAGAAATTCTTCGATAAAGTAAACCACGACCGTTTGATGCGGACGCTAAGTCGGAGGGTCAAAGACCCGAAAGTCCTTCAGCTTATCCGCAGATTCCTGCAAGCAGGAATCATGGAAGACGGAGTGGTACATCCGAATACAGAAGGAGCGTCTCAGGGCGGACCGTTAAGTCCGCTTCTCTCAAACATTGTCCTGGATGAACTGGACAAAGAGTTAGAGAAAAGAGGACTCCATTTCGTGCGCTATGCGGATGACTTTCATATTTATGTCCGTTCGAAAAGGGCAGGACACCGAATAATGGAAAGTATCACCAACTTTATAGAGAAGAAGATGAAATTGGAAGTCAATAAAGAGAAAAGTGCGGTAGACCGCCCATGGAAACGTAAATTCCTTGGATTCTCATTCACCTTTCATAAGGAAAATCCCAAGATACGGATTGCGAAAGAGAGCATCAAACGTTTCAAGCGACGAATCCGAGAATTAACGTCTCGAAAGAAATCCATGAATATGGGGGACAGAATCGAGAAACTGAATCAATATCTCGCAGGCTGGCTGGGATACTACCAGTTAGCAGAAACACCTACGATATTCAAGGAACTCGACGGATGGATTCGAAGACGTCTACGAATGATACGTTGGAAAGAGTGGAAGAAAGTGAAAACGAAACACAAGAATCTTGTGAAACAAGGAATCAAGAAAGGAAAAGCGTGGGAATGGGCAAACACAAGAAAGAGCTATTGGCGAACCGCCAATAGCCCTATCTTGCATAGAGCACTTGGTGACCAATACTGGTCAGAACAAGGCTTGAAGAGTCTAACTAATAGCTATCTAACGAAGCGTTGGACATAA
- a CDS encoding L7Ae/L30e/S12e/Gadd45 family ribosomal protein — MTNSYLNILGLAYRAGKCSLGEETIVKDIQKNKAKLVLLANDIGPQTYKKLTNKCKTYEIPLRVVDDRETMSNAIGKSQRVAIAILDAGFAAKIKSLLG; from the coding sequence ATGACAAATAGTTATTTAAATATACTGGGGCTTGCGTATCGTGCTGGGAAATGTTCGTTAGGCGAAGAAACAATCGTAAAAGATATTCAAAAAAACAAGGCTAAGTTAGTACTCTTGGCAAATGATATTGGTCCACAGACATATAAGAAATTAACAAATAAATGTAAGACGTATGAAATTCCACTTCGGGTAGTAGATGATAGAGAAACAATGTCAAACGCTATCGGAAAATCCCAAAGGGTAGCTATTGCTATTTTAGATGCAGGATTTGCTGCTAAGATTAAATCGCTACTCGGGTAA
- the rpsO gene encoding 30S ribosomal protein S15, producing the protein MAITQERKNEIINEYKVHENDTGSPEVQIAVLTEEITKLNEHLRVHKKDHHSRRGLLKMVGKRRNLLNYLRNKDIIRYRDLIKNLGLRR; encoded by the coding sequence ATGGCTATCACACAAGAACGCAAGAATGAAATTATTAATGAATATAAAGTTCATGAAAATGACACTGGTTCTCCAGAAGTACAAATTGCAGTGCTTACTGAAGAAATAACCAAATTAAATGAACATTTACGTGTTCATAAAAAAGATCATCATTCACGTCGCGGTCTTTTGAAAATGGTCGGTAAACGTCGTAATTTATTAAATTATCTGCGTAATAAAGACATTATCCGTTATCGTGATTTAATTAAAAATCTGGGATTACGTCGATAA
- the pnp gene encoding polyribonucleotide nucleotidyltransferase, giving the protein MSEEKQVFSTEIAGKPFTVEIGELAKQANGACMIHYGDTSVLTAATASKQPKDLPFFPLTVNYEERLYAVGKIPGGFIKREGRPSEKATLTSRLIDRPIRPLFPDGFRNEVQVISTVMSVDQDCSSEMAAMTGSSIALSISDIPFAEPIAGVKIGRVDGEFIINPSVEQEEKSDIDLTVAGTKDAINMVEAGAEEVPEETMLEAIMYGHKEIQRLVAFQEDIIEAAGAPKSEVSLFESDEEIVAKVEAEAKEKMVAAIQVQEKHAREEAIDVVKDEVLEKYEEEEPEIISQVKSALDKIVKEEVRRLITKEKIRPDGRKLDEIRPLSSRIKVLPRTHGSGLFTRGQTQALSICTLGALGDVQILDGLDLEESKRFMHHYNFPQYSVGETGPIRGPGRREIGHGALGERALEKVVPSEKEFPYTIRLVSEVLESNGSTSQASICASTLAMMDAGVPIKAPVAGIAMGLVKSGDDYSILSDIQGMEDALGDMDFKVAGTEQGVTALQMDIKIEGLSKEILKEALHQAKIGRMHILESMLATIKQPKTELSQYAPKILTMHINPDKIRSVIGPSGKQINKIIEETGVKIDIEQDGGVFISSTDASMNEKAKQIIDDLVREVEVGEMYLGTVKRIEKFGAFVELFKGKDGLVHISELQEERTNKVEDVVSIGDEIMVKVKEIDNQGRINLSRKAVLKEEKEKQQEAKS; this is encoded by the coding sequence ATGTCAGAAGAAAAACAAGTTTTTTCTACAGAGATTGCAGGTAAACCGTTTACTGTCGAAATAGGAGAGCTGGCTAAACAAGCAAATGGAGCATGTATGATTCATTATGGAGACACCTCAGTATTAACTGCAGCAACAGCATCAAAACAACCAAAGGATCTTCCATTTTTCCCATTAACGGTAAACTATGAAGAACGTTTGTATGCAGTGGGCAAAATTCCTGGAGGATTTATCAAACGAGAGGGGAGGCCTAGTGAGAAGGCAACCTTAACTTCTCGACTAATCGACCGTCCTATACGTCCATTATTTCCGGATGGGTTCAGAAATGAGGTCCAAGTTATTTCAACGGTAATGAGTGTTGATCAGGATTGTTCGTCTGAAATGGCAGCAATGACTGGCTCATCCATTGCGTTAAGTATTTCAGATATCCCATTCGCCGAACCAATTGCAGGTGTTAAAATCGGACGGGTTGATGGGGAGTTTATTATCAATCCCAGTGTGGAGCAGGAAGAAAAAAGCGATATTGACTTAACAGTAGCTGGAACGAAAGATGCAATTAATATGGTAGAGGCTGGAGCAGAGGAAGTTCCTGAAGAGACAATGCTTGAAGCAATTATGTATGGTCATAAGGAAATTCAACGTTTGGTTGCATTTCAAGAAGATATCATAGAGGCTGCAGGTGCGCCAAAATCAGAGGTTTCCTTATTTGAATCAGATGAAGAAATTGTTGCAAAAGTAGAGGCTGAAGCAAAGGAAAAAATGGTTGCAGCAATTCAAGTGCAAGAGAAACACGCAAGAGAAGAAGCAATAGATGTAGTGAAAGATGAAGTTCTTGAGAAATATGAGGAAGAAGAACCTGAAATTATTTCACAAGTGAAATCTGCTCTTGATAAAATAGTCAAAGAAGAGGTACGTCGTCTAATAACGAAAGAAAAGATACGTCCGGATGGTCGTAAACTTGATGAAATTCGCCCATTGTCATCACGGATTAAAGTTCTTCCGAGAACTCATGGTTCCGGTCTTTTTACACGCGGACAAACCCAGGCACTGAGTATTTGTACCCTTGGAGCATTAGGAGATGTTCAAATATTGGATGGACTGGATTTGGAAGAGTCCAAACGGTTCATGCACCATTATAATTTTCCGCAATACAGTGTTGGTGAAACCGGACCTATTAGGGGCCCTGGTCGCCGTGAAATTGGACATGGAGCGTTGGGAGAAAGGGCACTTGAAAAAGTTGTTCCGTCCGAAAAGGAATTTCCATATACCATTCGCTTGGTGTCAGAGGTATTGGAATCCAATGGTTCTACATCACAGGCAAGTATTTGTGCAAGTACGCTTGCTATGATGGATGCAGGTGTGCCTATTAAAGCACCAGTCGCCGGGATTGCAATGGGGCTTGTTAAATCTGGAGATGACTATTCTATATTATCGGATATTCAAGGTATGGAAGATGCTTTAGGTGATATGGACTTTAAAGTTGCCGGTACTGAACAAGGTGTTACTGCATTACAAATGGATATTAAAATTGAAGGCCTTTCTAAAGAGATTTTAAAAGAAGCATTACACCAAGCGAAAATAGGCCGCATGCATATTCTAGAATCAATGTTGGCTACAATTAAACAACCTAAAACTGAACTCTCCCAATATGCACCTAAAATTTTAACCATGCATATTAATCCAGATAAGATTCGATCTGTTATTGGACCAAGCGGTAAACAAATTAATAAAATTATTGAGGAAACCGGGGTTAAAATTGATATTGAACAGGACGGCGGTGTCTTTATTTCATCAACAGATGCCTCTATGAATGAGAAGGCGAAACAGATTATTGACGACCTTGTGAGAGAAGTTGAAGTTGGTGAAATGTATTTAGGTACAGTAAAACGCATTGAAAAATTCGGGGCTTTTGTAGAATTGTTTAAAGGCAAAGACGGTCTCGTTCATATCTCCGAACTACAGGAAGAAAGAACAAACAAAGTAGAAGATGTTGTTTCCATCGGGGATGAAATAATGGTGAAGGTAAAAGAAATTGATAATCAGGGACGGATAAACCTTTCTCGAAAAGCAGTTCTAAAAGAAGAAAAGGAAAAACAGCAAGAAGCAAAATCATAA
- the infB gene encoding translation initiation factor IF-2, translated as MSKMRVYEYAKQNNVTSKDVINHLNNLNIEVSNHMSTISSDTASKLDEKFKAGSTSHTKQQTEPSSSQNKQPMNKTGNKGKNNKTGQKKNSQPNKQNRNQKGKKGKENKSATNKQSTVNKIPERITYNDTLTVSELASKLHMQAAEIIKKLMNLGVMATKNQDLDDDTIELLCAEFNVEVEKEIILDDTDFEKYRVEENEADLIERPAVVTIMGHVDHGKTTLLDSIRHTKVTAGEAGGITQHIGAYQVEDQGKKVTFLDTPGHAAFTSMRSRGAQVTDIAILVVAADDGVMPQTVEAINHAKAAEVPIIVAVNKMDKEGANPDRVMQELTEYELIPEAWGGSTIFVNVTATKAEGIDDLLEMILLVSEVEELKANPNASASGTVIDAKLDKGRGPVATLLIENGQLNVGDSIVVGNTYGRVRAMVNDVGARVKKAGPSTPVEITGLNHVPQAGDQFMVFKDEKKARHIGEARAQQYIVENRSEQSKVSLDDLFEQIKQGEMKEINIIIKADVQGSAEALAGSLGKINVEGVNIKIIHTGVGAISESDIILASASNAIVIGFNVRPDVNAKKAADTEKVDVRLHRVIYTAIEEIEAAMKGMLDPEYEEKVIGQIEVREIFKVSRIGTIAGSYVTDGKVTRDSGIRVIRDGVVQFEGEIAALKRFKDDVKEVAQNYECGITIKNFNDIKEGDVMEAFVMEEIERK; from the coding sequence ATGAGTAAAATGCGTGTATATGAATATGCAAAACAGAATAATGTAACAAGTAAAGATGTGATTAATCATCTAAATAACCTAAATATAGAGGTTTCCAATCATATGTCAACAATTTCATCTGATACAGCATCGAAATTAGATGAAAAATTTAAAGCTGGTTCTACTAGTCATACAAAACAACAAACAGAACCTTCATCCAGCCAAAACAAGCAGCCAATGAATAAAACAGGCAATAAAGGAAAGAACAATAAAACCGGACAGAAAAAGAATTCACAGCCGAACAAACAAAATAGAAATCAAAAAGGCAAAAAGGGAAAAGAGAATAAATCTGCGACAAATAAACAGTCCACGGTAAATAAAATTCCTGAGCGTATTACGTACAATGATACGTTGACTGTGAGTGAATTGGCAAGTAAACTTCATATGCAAGCGGCAGAAATAATAAAGAAATTAATGAACCTAGGTGTAATGGCAACGAAAAATCAGGACCTTGATGACGATACGATTGAGTTGCTTTGCGCTGAATTTAACGTTGAGGTTGAAAAAGAAATTATACTGGATGATACGGATTTTGAAAAGTATAGAGTAGAAGAAAATGAAGCCGATCTTATTGAAAGACCTGCCGTTGTTACTATTATGGGGCATGTCGACCATGGTAAAACAACACTACTCGATTCCATTCGTCATACGAAAGTAACAGCTGGAGAAGCTGGAGGGATCACTCAACATATTGGGGCGTATCAAGTAGAAGATCAAGGGAAGAAAGTTACATTTCTTGATACACCGGGACACGCCGCATTCACAAGTATGCGTTCTCGAGGAGCACAGGTAACGGATATTGCAATTTTGGTCGTTGCTGCTGATGATGGTGTTATGCCCCAGACGGTGGAAGCTATCAATCATGCAAAAGCTGCTGAGGTTCCAATTATTGTAGCTGTAAATAAAATGGACAAAGAAGGTGCCAATCCGGACCGTGTGATGCAGGAATTAACAGAATATGAACTTATTCCGGAAGCTTGGGGCGGCAGTACGATTTTTGTGAATGTAACAGCGACAAAGGCTGAAGGTATTGACGATTTATTGGAAATGATATTACTCGTCTCAGAAGTTGAGGAATTAAAAGCTAATCCAAATGCAAGTGCATCCGGTACAGTAATTGATGCCAAGCTAGATAAAGGCCGTGGGCCAGTTGCAACATTACTCATTGAGAATGGTCAATTAAATGTTGGCGATTCAATCGTTGTGGGCAATACGTATGGACGTGTAAGAGCAATGGTTAACGATGTAGGAGCACGTGTTAAAAAAGCCGGACCATCAACACCTGTGGAGATTACTGGTTTAAACCATGTACCTCAAGCAGGAGATCAATTCATGGTATTCAAAGATGAGAAAAAAGCGCGTCATATTGGTGAAGCACGGGCACAACAATATATTGTTGAAAATCGTAGCGAACAATCCAAAGTTAGTCTGGATGACTTGTTTGAGCAAATCAAGCAAGGAGAAATGAAAGAAATTAATATTATTATTAAAGCAGATGTTCAAGGCTCCGCAGAAGCGCTGGCAGGATCTCTTGGAAAAATAAATGTTGAAGGTGTGAATATCAAAATTATTCATACAGGAGTAGGAGCAATTTCGGAATCAGATATAATTTTAGCGTCAGCTTCTAATGCAATTGTAATCGGGTTTAATGTTCGTCCTGATGTTAATGCAAAGAAAGCAGCCGATACTGAAAAAGTAGATGTCCGTCTCCATCGCGTCATATATACTGCTATTGAAGAAATTGAAGCAGCTATGAAAGGCATGCTTGATCCGGAGTATGAAGAAAAAGTCATCGGACAAATAGAAGTTCGCGAAATATTCAAGGTTTCTAGAATAGGGACAATAGCGGGTAGCTATGTAACCGATGGAAAAGTGACAAGAGATTCCGGTATAAGAGTCATCCGTGACGGCGTTGTTCAATTTGAAGGTGAAATTGCCGCATTAAAACGTTTTAAAGATGACGTAAAAGAAGTCGCTCAAAATTATGAATGCGGGATTACCATTAAAAATTTCAATGACATTAAAGAAGGCGATGTTATGGAAGCATTTGTTATGGAAGAAATTGAACGTAAATGA
- a CDS encoding DUF503 domain-containing protein gives MMMYAEVECMMYEGHSLKSKRSIIKRLMAKLRNNFNVAITELDYHDLWQRTKLGIVTISTSHTHAEQTIQEVLRVIDSYAELERTITDVERV, from the coding sequence ATGATGATGTATGCGGAAGTCGAATGTATGATGTATGAAGGCCATTCGCTTAAATCGAAACGATCAATTATCAAGCGTTTAATGGCTAAACTACGAAATAATTTTAATGTAGCCATTACAGAATTGGATTATCATGATTTATGGCAACGAACGAAACTTGGGATTGTTACAATCTCTACCAGCCATACACATGCCGAACAGACAATACAGGAAGTGCTGCGCGTCATTGATTCGTATGCAGAACTGGAACGTACTATTACAGATGTAGAGCGTGTGTAA
- the truB gene encoding tRNA pseudouridine(55) synthase TruB: MNGILPLWKPKGLTSHDCVVQIRKIFKTKKVGHTGTLDPEVEGVLPICIGEATKIVPYLTETKKGYVAKVALGQSTDTEDRHGSIVDKKSVIDFPSEKRIENVLQSFRGTIKQVPPMYSAVKVNGKKLYEYARAGEEIKRPVREIIIYELNQLPLKAEEKEKNRFSIEIVCSKGTYIRTLCVDIGKCLGYPAHMSDLVRTTSASFTKKHTVTFSIIEEAAKHNRQDQLLLPMIKGLDHLDILYVGEETKRRVYHGQKISKSNHKLTTDPFVVMHDQQLLAIYQIHPQKPEQMKPVRVFHG; this comes from the coding sequence ATGAATGGTATATTACCATTATGGAAGCCAAAGGGCTTGACGTCACATGATTGCGTTGTGCAAATACGAAAGATTTTTAAAACAAAAAAAGTCGGTCACACTGGCACCCTGGACCCTGAAGTTGAAGGGGTACTTCCTATATGTATTGGAGAGGCAACCAAAATTGTCCCATATTTAACCGAAACAAAGAAAGGCTATGTTGCAAAAGTAGCGTTGGGCCAATCAACAGATACAGAGGATAGACATGGGTCTATAGTTGATAAAAAATCAGTAATTGACTTTCCTTCTGAAAAAAGAATAGAAAATGTGCTACAATCATTTAGAGGAACAATTAAGCAAGTTCCGCCAATGTATTCTGCTGTAAAAGTAAATGGTAAAAAACTGTATGAATATGCAAGAGCAGGTGAAGAAATTAAACGGCCTGTAAGAGAAATTATCATCTATGAATTAAACCAATTACCTTTAAAAGCAGAAGAAAAAGAAAAAAACCGATTTAGCATAGAAATAGTTTGCTCAAAAGGCACGTATATACGGACATTATGTGTTGATATTGGGAAGTGTCTAGGATATCCTGCACATATGTCAGATTTAGTACGAACAACATCTGCTTCATTTACAAAGAAGCATACAGTAACGTTTTCTATTATTGAAGAAGCTGCAAAACATAATCGACAAGATCAATTATTATTGCCTATGATTAAAGGACTGGATCACTTGGATATTCTATATGTAGGCGAAGAAACAAAACGTCGCGTTTACCATGGCCAAAAAATATCAAAGTCAAACCATAAATTAACTACAGATCCTTTTGTCGTTATGCATGATCAGCAGCTATTAGCAATCTATCAAATACATCCCCAAAAGCCGGAACAAATGAAACCAGTTCGCGTCTTTCATGGATGA
- the rnpM gene encoding RNase P modulator RnpM, giving the protein MAQKKKKIPQRKCIVTNEMKPKKELIRVVRNKEGEVFVDPTGKKNGRGAYLSRDHEVIAKAEETNILHRQFNVEVDTSIYDELKQFIDGNDNDK; this is encoded by the coding sequence GTGGCACAAAAGAAAAAGAAGATACCGCAACGTAAATGTATCGTTACAAATGAAATGAAGCCCAAAAAAGAGCTGATTCGTGTCGTAAGGAACAAAGAAGGAGAAGTCTTTGTTGATCCGACCGGTAAGAAGAATGGCCGAGGCGCCTATTTATCTCGTGACCACGAAGTCATTGCAAAAGCAGAAGAAACGAATATATTACATCGTCAATTCAATGTGGAAGTAGATACATCCATTTATGATGAACTAAAACAATTCATTGATGGTAACGATAATGACAAATAG